From a single Lolium rigidum isolate FL_2022 chromosome 7, APGP_CSIRO_Lrig_0.1, whole genome shotgun sequence genomic region:
- the LOC124673224 gene encoding puroindoline-B-like, with the protein MKTFFLLILLSLSLAASTTIAFAQCNSDVQGEGTTTKDPLIPPHIGYGQCPDETIKKLEVCQDYMKERCMPGRDWRWWKSCKKVQSMCCQQLAETPQKCRCKTICKGFQSELGQILEHADLYGSFLQGTVASLTKRAQSLPSVCNMTPRSCKLPTTATGRCF; encoded by the coding sequence ATGAAGACCTTCTTCTTGCTCATCCTCCTTTCTCTAAGCCTAGCAGCAAGCACCACCATCGCCTTTGCGCAATGCAACAGTGATGTTCAAGGAGAGGGTACTACCACCAAAGACCCTCTTATTCCTCCTCATATTGGTTATGGGCAATGCCCAGATGAAACTATAAAGAAGCTAGAAGTTTGCCAGGATTACATGAAGGAGCGGTGTATGCCGGGCCGGGACTGGAGATGGTGGAAAAGCTGCAAGAAAGTGCAGAGCATGTGCTGCCAACAGCTGGCGGAGACGCCGCAGAAGTGCCGCTGCAAGACTATCTGCAAAGGATTCCAGAGCGAGCTCGGTCAGATACTGGAACATGCTGACCTGTACGGTTCTTTCCTGCAAGGCACTGTTGCCAGTCTGACGAAGAGGGCCCAGAGCCTGCCCTCCGTGTGCAACATGACCCCAAGATCTTGCAAGcttcccaccaccgccaccggtcgCTGCTTCTGA
- the LOC124675083 gene encoding alpha-L-arabinofuranosidase 1-like, whose translation MEVLCDSKGTNVCPSGGVGVYNPGYWGMNIERRKSYKVSLHIRSSDAVSLSVSLRSSDGLQKLACHTITGGKKQFTNWTKIEFHLKSSINNTNSRLQFTTTKTGVLWLDQVSVMPSDTYMGHGFRNDLASMLADLKPQFLKFPGGNYAMGNYLRNAFQWGETVGPWEERPGHFNDAWGYWTDDGLGFFEFLQLAEDLGASPVWVVNDGASANEEVSTARIASLVKDVVDGIEFARGGPKTTWGSVRAAMGHLQPFKLDYVSIGNQECWMLYYRGNYQKFYSAIKASYPDINIVSSCDKSTISPSNPADLYDVHVYASSANMFSRTSMFDNTPRSGPKAIVSEYAVTGNDAGKGTLVAALAEAAFLVGLEKNSDVVEMASCAPLFVNDNDRRWSPDAIVFNSWQHYGCPNYWMLHFFKDSSGATFHPTAMQISNYDQMVASAITWQNPKDKSTYLKIKVVNFGNKGVDLNITITGLGSDIKSSGSKKTVLTSSAPLDENSFQQPEKVTPVSSSLADAKQQMGVSVSSYSLTSFDLLLEPSKHSTI comes from the exons ATGGAAGTTCTTTGTGACTCTAAAGGAACTAATGTCTGCCCATCTGGGGGTGTTGGGGTCTATAATCCTGGTTACTGGGGCATG AACATTGAAAGAAGGAAGAGTTATAAGGTGAGCCTGCACATTAGGTCTTCAGATGCAGTTTCCTTGTCCGTTTCTTTGAGAAGCTCCGACGGTCTGCAGAAACTTGCTTGTCACACCATCAC GGGTGGCAAGAAACAATTCACCAACTGGACAAAGATAGAGTTTCATTTGAAATCCAGCATAAATAACACTAATTCAAGGCTTCAGTTTACAACCACTAAAACTGGGGTCCTTTGGCTCGATCAAGTGTCGGTTATGCCTTCAGACACTTACATG GGACATGGTTTTCGGAATGATCTTGCTTCTATGTTGGCTGATTTAAAGCCCCAATTTCTCAAATTTCCAG GGGGTAACTATGCCATGGGAAATTATCTGAGAAATGCATTTCAGTGGGGTGAAACTGTGGGTCCATGGGAGGAAAGACCTGGCCACTTCAATGATGCTTGGGGATACTGGACTGATGATGGGCTTGGATTCTTTGAGTTCCTTCAG TTGGCTGAAGACCTTGGTGCTTCCCCTGTTTGGGTGGTTAATGATG GAGCAAGCGCTAATGAAGAAGTTTCTACAGCAAGGATTGCGTCACTGGTGAAG GATGTTGTTGATGGCATCGAGTTTGCTAGGGGAGGACCCAAAACTACATGGGGTTCAGTTCGTGCGGCAATGGGACATCTGCAACCCTTTAAGCTTGATTATGTTTCAATAGGGAATCAAGAATGCTGGATGCTCTACTACAGAG GCAATTACCAAAAGTTCTATTCTGCAATTAAAGCTTCCTACCCAGACATCAACATTGTATCAAGTTGTGATAAGTCAACTATTTCGCCATCCAACCCTGCCGATCTATATGATGTTCAT GTCTATGCATCTTCTGCCAATATGTTTTCCAGAACTAGTATGTTTGACAACACACCACGCAGTGGGCCAAAG GCAATTGTTAGTGAGTACGCTGTGACAGGAAATGATGCTGGCAAAGGAACACTAGTAGCAGCACTAGCAGAAGCTGCGTTTCTAGTTGGATTGGAAAAGAACAG TGATGTGGTGGAGATGGCGAGCTGCGCACCACTTTTCGTAAACGACAATGATCGCAG GTGGAGCCCAGATGCCATTGTATTCAACTCATGGCAGCACTACGGATGCCCAAACTACTGGATGCTACACTTCTTCAAGGACTCCAGTGGCGCAACCTTTCACCCCACAGCAATGCAGATCTCCAACTATGATCAGATGGTTGCATCTGCCATTACTTGGCAGAATCCTAAAGACAAAAGCACTTACCTGAAAATAAAG GTCGTAAACTTCGGCAACAAAGGTGTGGATCTCAACATAACTATTACAGGGTTGGGGAGTGACATCAAGAGCTCTGGTTCGAAGAAGACCGTGTTGACGTCCTCTGCGCCGCTCGACGAGAACTCCTTCCAACAGCCAGAGAAG GTGACTCCAGTTTCGAGTTCATTGGCCGATGCCAAGCAGCAGATGGGCGTGTCAGTGAGCTCCTATTCCCTCACATCGTTCGATCTCCTGCTGGAACCAAGCAAGCACTCGACCATATAA